Below is a window of Candidatus Poribacteria bacterium DNA.
CAAGCATGAGTTCACCTTCAGGATTTAGGGGCCAAGGGTCAGCTTTTCCTAGGTAATCGTCGACAGAAATGCCCCAAATGGGTGCTGCAGATCCTTGTCCTGCTGAACCCCTGCGTCCGACATCCAGTTGGGTGCCGACGCCAATCGTCTGGAACGGATAGCGGCAACATTCGACAAATGCCTTCACCGCTTCTGGGGACTCCGCATGACACAGCAGAAGACCGTGTACACCTATCGCCAATAGCTGCCTGAGCTGCCACGCATTCGCTCGCATAACATCAGGACTTGAACCGTCCATCGGCAACTCTACAACGACCGCCGGCGTCAGATGACCGCTGTTGGTCGGTCCACCGTCCACAAGCCCGCGCATAAAATTCGCCAAACCTACAAAATCGAGGGGACCATGCTCCATACCGATGTTGATGTAGTCTGCCCACGTTTTTGCCATCTCCTTACCAGCCTCGTAGGTGAGATTGGCACCTGTGTGGCTGCCTGTATAGTAGACGGGCTGATCTTGCTCAAGTAATTCAATTGCTTTGTTGACTCGCTTCGGCATTATTAACCTCTCTTAGAAAAAAATAGCTAGTTCGTCATGGTGATTTCAATCGCTCAAAAGATTGATCAATACAAGAAAAAATTATAGCATAGTTGCCGATTTGAGTCAAACGGTCAATCCGATGTGCATCTGCATATTTCTATATTCCCCGCTCCCTCCTTGACATTCCCACGTGTCAAAAGTATAATGATTAGGTTATCTACCAATCAAGTGGCTTCTTCGCACGAATCGAATGGGAGTGGGATCCTGACTCGGCGGGATAAGCGAAAGTGAGAAAAAACATGGCAACAAAAGAGGAACTTTACGATCAGGCTTTAACACATTTCGGGAACAACGAACTTGAGGCGGCGGTGACTGTGTTCAATACACTCCTCGAACAATACCCCGATTATGTGGATGGACATATTGGACTTGGGCACGCATATGAACGGATGAGCAGATATGACGAGGCAATTGAGGCGATCAAAAAAGCAATCGAGATAGACCCGAATGATCCACTTAATTACACCAGTTTATCGATGTGTTACCAGCGCAAAGGGATGATTCAGGAAGCGGAAGACGCAATGGCAAAATCACACCAGCTACAGATGGGAACATAATACATAGTATTTGCAGACGAGGAGAAAACACAAGCAATATGCTTGAACTTTACGATACAACGCTCAGAGACGGAAGCCAAGGGGAAGGTGTCGCTTTCTCCGTTGAGGACAAGCTACTTATCATCAAAGCCCTTGACCGTCTGGGAATCCATTACATCGAAGGCGGATATCCCGGCTCGAATCCAAAAGATATGGAGTTTTTCAAAGGTGCAAAGTCGCTTGAACTCCAGCAGGCGGTAGTCGTGCCTTTCGGCAGCACGCGCCATCCGCGCTATCAACCTAGTGAAGACCCCAATCTGCTAGCGTTACTGGATACAGGTGCCCGCACCGTCACGATTTTTGGAAAAAGTTGGGAACTCCACGCGACAGACGTACTTCGTGTCACAGCACAGGAAAACATCGAACTCATCGAAAGCTCAGTCCGTTTTCTGGTCGAGAACGGACGCGAGGTCGTCTACGACGCAGAACACTTCTTTGATGGTTATGACGACCAGCCGGATTACGCCTTGCAAACCCTCAAAGCGGCAGCACGGGGCGGTGCCAGATGCGTCGTGCTATGCGACACGAACGGGGGACGATTGCCTCTAGAAATTCAGGAAGGTGTCCGGGCAGTCATGGCAGAGATTGATCTGCCGGTCGGCATCCACACCCATAACGATGCCGGCGTGGGGGTTGCAAACACTGTTCTTGCTGTGCAAGCGGGGGCAGCGCATGTGCAAGGAACATTCAACGGCTACGGTGAACGCTGCGGCAATGCGAATCTCGCCTCTATCATCCCGACTCTCAAACTCAAATTGGGAATCGACTGCATCAGCGAAGAAGGACTCAGCCAACTGACGGAAACATCACGCCTCATCAGTGAATTGGCGAACCTGCCGCACGACGAGCGTCAGCCGTACGTCGGGAGTTCCGCGTTCGCCCACAAAGGCGGTATGCACATTGACGCTGTGCGAAAAAATTCGCGCACCTTTGAACATATAAATCCGGAGATGGTTGGCAATGAGCAACGCATCTTACTCTCAGATCAGGCGGGTAAAAGCGCTATCCTGAAAAAGATCGAAAGACACTATCCAAATTACGACAAAAATTCACCGGAAGTGATCGCCCTTTTCGATCGGTTGAAGGAAGCTGAAAATGCAGGCTATCAATATGAAGCTGCCGATGCGTCGTTTGAGCTGCTGACCCGTACACTCTTGGACGGGTATCAGCCATTTTTCGATCTACTCGGATTTCGTGTGATTATTGAAAAAGTCAAAGACCACGGCATACGGTCTGAAGCGACGATTAAAGTAATGGCACCCGATGGTGAGGTCGAACACACCGCCGCTGATGGCGATGGTCCCGTCAATGCCCTTGACAGCGCTCTACGCAAAGCGCTTGAGCGTTTCTACCCTTCGCTACAGGATGTCCATCTCACCGACTATAAGGTACGCGTTTTGGACACCCAAGCCGGCACCGGCGCGAAAGTGCGTGTGCTGATTGAAGCGAGTGATGGGCGGGAGCACTGGGGTACGGTTGGCGTATCAGAAAACATCATACAGGCGAGCTGGGAAGCCCTCACGGATAGCTTGGAATACAAGCTCTACAAAGACAGCCGTGAGACGTAAAACGATTCGCAAACAAAGCGAGGAAAATCACCTCTTAAATCAGTCTTAATGCTTGACAGAAGTGCTTCTATTTGTTACAATATATGTAACAATTCGATAATTAAATCAATAGGAGGTTTCGCATGACTGATTTACAACAGATTGCTAAGGCAGCGCAAGAGATTATCCAGATCTGTGAGCAAAAACGAACTAACAAAGCAGACAAGGAAAAGCTGCTCAAGCTGCAGGGGGCAATCCTCACACATATCGAAGGGCTTACCGAATGCGAAGCTTGCGGGTCAATCACAGATCTGGTTGTGACGATGACGATCGAGCCGGTGACCGCAAAGCTGTGCAAAGATTGTGGGATAAACGCGATCGAAGCCGGAAAGATTAAAAAAGCTGCGACGCGAAAGCGATCCACCCGAGCTGCACAGAAAAACGTACCATCGGCGAAGAAAAAATCATCGCCACGACAGACATCACCCAAGAATGTCGACGAACTGTATGCCGAGGTAGAAAAGGAAACAAGCCTCAAGAAAACGGATGTCAAACGCTTGCACAAAATTATCCAAGAGATCGCGAGTCCGATGAACCTTGAGAACACGATTTTATATGTGAAGCATGAGGCTGAACTCGTGAAACTAAGGATAGAACAGGACGCTCTGAAGACGGCGGTCACGTTATTAATGGCGGCGTGAAATTTCGCTATCACATCTCAGATTGCACCAAAGTTCGTCCGTTGAACCTTGCGAAGATTTGGAGCTTTTGGAACTTTTAGTTAAACTCGACAATTTCTGAAACAGATTCTCTCCTGATGACGTTTAGGATAGTACGATCTTGGAAACGATAGGGACTAAGGAGGCGCCTGCCGTGACAGATAAAATGATCGATGACCTATCGGATCAAGAAGACACACAACTGGCAACGTTGACAAAGGCTGGAAACGAAGAGGCCTTTCGATCGTTGTTTGATAAACATTACAACTGGGTTTATAGTAAAACATATCGAATGCTGTGCAATCATCAGGATACGGAGGAAATATCCTTAGATATCTTTATGAAAGTGTGGCAGAAGATCGGGAAGTGGGATACTGTTCAAGGTAGTTTTCAAGCGTGGTTGAATGTTGTTGCAAAAAATACAATAATTGATGCTATTCGCAAAAAAGAAAGAATTCGCGAGGCACTTTTAAGTATGGAGGATGAATCTGAATTGCCACTTGTTGAATACCAAGACCAGCGACCAACGCCTGAAAAACAGGTCGAATCCCGAGAAGCTCAAGAGATTCTTGAATGGGCACTCCAGATGGTGAAAAAGCCGAATCACCGAGTTGCTTGGATTCTGCGCCATCTGGAAGGGTATAGTATTGCCGAGATTTCGCAAACACTCCAGCGTAAGGAAGGAACTGTGAAAATCTGGATCTTCCGTTGCACAGAAGAGTTACGCCAAATTCTTACCAGAAAGGGTTTAAAATGGGTTTAATGATTAGGGGGTCTAAAATGAAATTTTGGAAAAAAATAACACAAAATTTCAGTAAAGATGAAGTAAGAAAAGCGGAGATGCTAGAGATTCATACACGCAGAATCCGAGGAGAACGGCTATCTCGCAAGCAAACCCGGTTGTTAAAAGCGAGCGAGCAATATCCAGAGTTGGACCCTTTGAAAGAGCTCATTGATTTTGCACATCACCGTTTTGAGGAAAGAGAAAACGTCACCCCACTTCCTGGAGCAAAACGACGCATCGCTAATAATTTGATGCAGTTGATTGGTCGTGACGCTCCGGAAGATGATGCGCTGCTAGGCGATGAAATTGGCTTGGCGCCAGCATACAGCCCTGATCTGGTCGGGAGTGATAGTGAACTTGCCTTACCAAATGTTTCCGGTGATCTACCGCCACCAATTCCTGAAGCGGTAGATCCGCTTAATGAGACGGTCATCCTTGAAGGTGAAGCGGTAGAATCGGCAACGTCTCCAGTAGAGGCGTGTCACCTGAAATTGAAGGTTGCGCAGGGCGATGAGGTTGGACGTGAGTATGACATCTCTTTCCAACCTATGATTATCGGCTGTGGGGAGGAGGTAGCTGTCCAGTTAGATGCCAACACCCCTGTATCACAACGTCATGCGTTACTCACCGTTGATGACGATGAGCTGCTGATCACAAATCTTGACAGCGACAGCGGCACGTCGGTTGATGGCGCTAAAATTACTGAACCAACAACACTTCATGTCGCCTCTAGGGTACAGATTGGCGGACAGGTACTTGAAGTGGCTGCATTCCGGCGGGATGCTAGTGTCCTAGGTGTTTCCTTTGAAGTCGTAGAAGGACCCGATGTCGGACAGGTCCACTGGGTCCATTTCAAAGAAATGACAGTCGGACGCAGCGCAGCAGCGCAAATCAAATTTGCTGATTCAACAGGAACCCTCTCTCGCCTACATGCTCGGTTTAATCTGAAAAACGGCGAGGTATATCTTACCGATCTCGGTAGCAAAAACGGGACTTACCTTGATGGCTTTCGTATAGAGGAGCCAACCGTCGTTGAACCAGGCATGCACATTGGGTTCAGTGAAATTGTCTGTGAAGTCATGCACATTGAACACATTTAGCCAATGAGTTTGTCTGTGATTTCGTGATGCAGTGCAATAAAAATAAACAGATAGGTTTGGGCATATACAATATGCCGCCTATTATTACATACCGCATTTTTCTTTCCACCACAACATGGAGAGAGGGATGCGGTTTTTTTCTATTTGAATTTTGAATCGTCTAAGGTATAATATTTCAACCTAAATGACTGTTAAATCCTACATGCCTCCTGTTCAATACCCTGATAATTCAGTGGATAGCACCGTAGGTTGGGTTGAACGGTTGAAAGCGCCTCACTATCAAGGACAGTAGAGTTATTGCTTGTCAACACTATCTTCTTACAAATAGCGAGAGTGAAACCCAACACTCACAACCGATGGATCAGCATAGCCCTAGCAAACCGGCGCAATGAAGTTTATTCGTAGGGAATGGAAGTCCTCGTTCCGTTGATTTTTACGTATTACGCATTACATATTATACTTCATTAGCCCTAGCTGTTTTGAATTCCGATCGTAACGTCGGGCTAGGACAACAGGCGTATAGAAACTTCATCTTCTACCCATGAGTCAGAGACAAGCTGCTTTCGCCCATTTTAACCGTGCTGCAAATCTTTATCGGCAAGTCTGTTATGCCCAAGCCATTGAATATTATCTGGCGGGCTTAGAAATCGATCCGATGTGTGTGGAGGCGTATGCAGACTTGGCAAAGGCGTATGAAAAATTGGGGTGCTGGAATCAAGCGATCGAATCGCTGGAGACTGCGCTAAGACTACGTCCCGGCTATCCAACCGCCCTTCGCCGGAAGAAACGTATTCTCGAGGAGAAAAGTGTTTACGATAGCTTAACCGATAAACTAAATCTAGCCCTTAATGCCGCCGACCAACATCAGTCAACCGATCCAGTTCAGCGAAGCAGCCCCGCAATCGAACACGAGTTCTTCACACTAACCGGCAGGTGCACAATCCCACAGAATTTATTATTAACCGTATCGCAAATTATCGAACACACTTATCATGAGGTCGGCAAAATTTTCCAATGCCACCCGCAACACAAGATTCCTGTTCTTATTGAAGATGCCAAGCAAATAGATACGTCACAAGTCACAACGTCGGTGCACAGCACAGCATCTCCGGTTGAAGTTGGAAATCACACACTGTTTTCGGATGCTTCTCTCCCACAGTGGGCGGTCGCTTGCTATGACAATGGAAGTATTCGGCTGACTTACCGTCCTTATAGCGATTCCAGTCTCGGCGTTTTATACGCAGTCATTCGCCACGAATGGGCACATCTTCTTATTGATCTACTGGCGGGTGGGCGATGTCCCAACTGGCTCGACGAAGGACTTGCTCAATTTGTTGCACGTCCGTTAATGAACTCCGAGAAGACGCACCTACAACAAGCAAGTCGAGATAAACATCTCTTACCTCTCCACCTCCTGCAAAAACCGTTTCGGAACCTTCCGGAGAAGCAACGCCGTTTAGCATACCTCCAGTCCTACGCAATCACCAAATACCTGATACAGCAATTCGGTTTTGCTGTGCTCCGAGATGTTCTCGAAAACCTCGGCGACGAAAAATCGACCGATACAGCATTTCAAGTAGTGTTCGGGAAAACAGAAAAAGAAATCGTCGCTTCAAGCGTGGGGCATTGCATGACCATCTAGGAGGATTAGTCATGGGAAAACTTGATATTGCCATCGTAATCATTGCTGGTGTCGGTGGTCTGAGCTGCCTGCGGGCAGGCTTTACACGGAGCGTCTGGGGAATTGCTGCTCTGTCTGCTGGTGCATTCGTCGCTAGCCAAGTCTGGCAAGACGTGACCCCTTTCCTCCTCCGTTTCATAAAGCAAGAAACGCTCGCTAAGTGGATCAGTATTATCGCTATTGTCGCCGCTGTGAGCATCGTAATTGATATGGTGTTTAGTCACATTCAGAAGGTTGTAGAGCGTGGCGTCTTAGGGTGGGTCAACCACATCATCGGAGGCGCTTTTGGAGTGGTATCTAGTGCTATTCTAATTGGATGTTTTCTCTTGTTGTTGGATCGCTTCGGCGGAGAGGAAGCCAGACAAGCCGTTGCCAATTCTCGTTTTGGCCCCGATCTCTTAGAGATTGCTAGGCAAGTTTTCGACTTTGGGGAGGAGGCAATTAAAGAACATTTTGGACCGATGTAAAAGGCAATTCTTCAGGGCTCCCTAATTTCTGGCAGAACCAACCCATGCACAGCTGCTATGTTCCACCCGCGCAAATCTCCGAAGATACCATTCGTATCAACGAATCCGAGCGACATCACCTGCTCAACGTACTCCGCTTGAGGGCTGGTGACCACGTTGAGATCTTTGACGGGGAAGGCAACCATTATATCGCCTCGCTTCATGATACCCGTACCTCCCCACTACAGGCGAAAATCCTCCAGCATCAGTTTCACCCACACACCCCACCGTATATCACCCTATTTCAGGGCTTGCCCAAGTTTGACAAAATGGATCTAATCGTACAGAAAACGACCGAGATCGGTGTGAATGAAATCGCGCCGATGATTTGCGAGCGTTCAATACCGAAAGCGGTCGTACAGCAGAAACGGACGGTACGCTGGCAACGGATCGCAAACGAAGCTGCCAAACAGTGCAAACGCGCCCATTTTGCCCACGTATTTGCA
It encodes the following:
- a CDS encoding tetratricopeptide repeat protein, translating into MATKEELYDQALTHFGNNELEAAVTVFNTLLEQYPDYVDGHIGLGHAYERMSRYDEAIEAIKKAIEIDPNDPLNYTSLSMCYQRKGMIQEAEDAMAKSHQLQMGT
- the cimA gene encoding citramalate synthase, which produces MLELYDTTLRDGSQGEGVAFSVEDKLLIIKALDRLGIHYIEGGYPGSNPKDMEFFKGAKSLELQQAVVVPFGSTRHPRYQPSEDPNLLALLDTGARTVTIFGKSWELHATDVLRVTAQENIELIESSVRFLVENGREVVYDAEHFFDGYDDQPDYALQTLKAAARGGARCVVLCDTNGGRLPLEIQEGVRAVMAEIDLPVGIHTHNDAGVGVANTVLAVQAGAAHVQGTFNGYGERCGNANLASIIPTLKLKLGIDCISEEGLSQLTETSRLISELANLPHDERQPYVGSSAFAHKGGMHIDAVRKNSRTFEHINPEMVGNEQRILLSDQAGKSAILKKIERHYPNYDKNSPEVIALFDRLKEAENAGYQYEAADASFELLTRTLLDGYQPFFDLLGFRVIIEKVKDHGIRSEATIKVMAPDGEVEHTAADGDGPVNALDSALRKALERFYPSLQDVHLTDYKVRVLDTQAGTGAKVRVLIEASDGREHWGTVGVSENIIQASWEALTDSLEYKLYKDSRET
- a CDS encoding RNA polymerase sigma factor codes for the protein MTDKMIDDLSDQEDTQLATLTKAGNEEAFRSLFDKHYNWVYSKTYRMLCNHQDTEEISLDIFMKVWQKIGKWDTVQGSFQAWLNVVAKNTIIDAIRKKERIREALLSMEDESELPLVEYQDQRPTPEKQVESREAQEILEWALQMVKKPNHRVAWILRHLEGYSIAEISQTLQRKEGTVKIWIFRCTEELRQILTRKGLKWV
- a CDS encoding FHA domain-containing protein, producing MKFWKKITQNFSKDEVRKAEMLEIHTRRIRGERLSRKQTRLLKASEQYPELDPLKELIDFAHHRFEERENVTPLPGAKRRIANNLMQLIGRDAPEDDALLGDEIGLAPAYSPDLVGSDSELALPNVSGDLPPPIPEAVDPLNETVILEGEAVESATSPVEACHLKLKVAQGDEVGREYDISFQPMIIGCGEEVAVQLDANTPVSQRHALLTVDDDELLITNLDSDSGTSVDGAKITEPTTLHVASRVQIGGQVLEVAAFRRDASVLGVSFEVVEGPDVGQVHWVHFKEMTVGRSAAAQIKFADSTGTLSRLHARFNLKNGEVYLTDLGSKNGTYLDGFRIEEPTVVEPGMHIGFSEIVCEVMHIEHI
- a CDS encoding tetratricopeptide repeat protein; this encodes MSQRQAAFAHFNRAANLYRQVCYAQAIEYYLAGLEIDPMCVEAYADLAKAYEKLGCWNQAIESLETALRLRPGYPTALRRKKRILEEKSVYDSLTDKLNLALNAADQHQSTDPVQRSSPAIEHEFFTLTGRCTIPQNLLLTVSQIIEHTYHEVGKIFQCHPQHKIPVLIEDAKQIDTSQVTTSVHSTASPVEVGNHTLFSDASLPQWAVACYDNGSIRLTYRPYSDSSLGVLYAVIRHEWAHLLIDLLAGGRCPNWLDEGLAQFVARPLMNSEKTHLQQASRDKHLLPLHLLQKPFRNLPEKQRRLAYLQSYAITKYLIQQFGFAVLRDVLENLGDEKSTDTAFQVVFGKTEKEIVASSVGHCMTI
- a CDS encoding CvpA family protein is translated as MGKLDIAIVIIAGVGGLSCLRAGFTRSVWGIAALSAGAFVASQVWQDVTPFLLRFIKQETLAKWISIIAIVAAVSIVIDMVFSHIQKVVERGVLGWVNHIIGGAFGVVSSAILIGCFLLLLDRFGGEEARQAVANSRFGPDLLEIARQVFDFGEEAIKEHFGPM
- a CDS encoding 16S rRNA (uracil(1498)-N(3))-methyltransferase, coding for MHSCYVPPAQISEDTIRINESERHHLLNVLRLRAGDHVEIFDGEGNHYIASLHDTRTSPLQAKILQHQFHPHTPPYITLFQGLPKFDKMDLIVQKTTEIGVNEIAPMICERSIPKAVVQQKRTVRWQRIANEAAKQCKRAHFAHVFAPQRLEECLGRVVDLDLLILLWEGEKRQGLKETLRNHGEAKSVGLFVGPEGGFSDKEVKLAVQNGCIPATFGDNILRTETAAIVSVASVMYELK